A DNA window from Gillisia sp. Hel1_33_143 contains the following coding sequences:
- a CDS encoding STAS domain-containing protein, which yields MTRKEVDGTINLSGKLTSGNVSEIEICLQEALTETADLVINLNDLISIDVSGYFMLFIFKKNAVLANKKVTYLISNTPIITGSINGINPPKLAL from the coding sequence ATGACTAGAAAAGAAGTAGATGGCACGATTAATTTATCTGGTAAATTAACTTCAGGTAACGTATCTGAAATTGAGATCTGTTTGCAAGAAGCATTAACAGAAACCGCAGATCTGGTAATTAATCTTAACGATCTTATATCTATCGATGTTTCTGGATACTTTATGTTATTTATTTTCAAGAAGAATGCTGTTCTAGCAAATAAGAAGGTTACATATCTAATTAGCAACACACCAATTATTACTGGTAGCATAAACGGTATCAATCCGCCCAAATTGGCGCTCTAA
- a CDS encoding PAS domain S-box protein produces MSPDNSLKENFYDLLSRDISILEWITKETIYGIWVVNQGYPRNFWANDAFLKNSGFTSVAALITDLDSLLFSSELEKIQKILQDSSEEISDVKLSFNFQKDYRGEVELQAYVQKVVDTNGEWLYIFKFLRIDTDENNIDFLLNTLDKAKNKLSIYHETNKIAEVGGWEVDLVNNKLSWTRVTKAIHEVDADYEPDISSGLNFYKPGRSRDKITKLFENAITKGVPFDTKLKLITAKNREIWVRSLGKPEFKNGKCVRVYGAFQNIDREKRIQLEFERTKEQYEMIFNNSAIGNVLVHSSGKLLEVNPATLKIFGFEKEDMETAMSLTFKDLIHKDFLQAAVKQRKMLVSGEVDSYQLESKFYKKDGSLIWCRTNSSIIRSLEDAGDLIITQIEDINDTKELEFKASENSKRFKAAFEYSPNGMGVVSLAGNWQMVNQNLASMFGFSKEEFKEKSFKELTHEDDFKKDTALLGSLLNREIETYSVEKRFIHKSGRTIFGLLNVSTILGENGQPLYLIGQISDITKRIVSERALQKSLNELQCLMDATSQIAIIQTDLKGKVEKFNKGAENLLGYKEEEIKYTFNATGFHDEEEIESRALTLSNKYNKNISGFEIFSYPAQRGEYDAREWTYIRKDGSRFTVQLIVTSITNHRGKITGFLGVATDISQLKEMEVSLINAKIKAEAASKSKSEFLANMSHEIRTPLNGIIGFTDLLMRTELENSQQKYMHTVYNSANSLMDIINDVLDFSKIEAGKLELSVERTDLIELCDQTVDIIKHQAHKKGLEVLMNISPSLRRYVYADAVRLRQILTNLLGNSVKFTQKGEIELSISSETVEGSENDRILTFSIRDTGIGIAPQNLKKIFHAFDQEDASTTRKYGGSGLGLSISNKLLNLMDSKLELRSVLNEGSEFYFKVRLSTDKEVNYISRPSKNVKNVLVIDDNTNNRIILKDMLAANNIDSQECANGVEALNILKRGEQNFDLAIVDFNMPYMNGISVIDQIRNNLKLTSNDLPVILLHSSTEDDEILKGCKRLDVRFNIPKPIQIHTLYKMIDEIEEPGVEPQAAPRDLQFSMDSSKVYNILIVEDNPVNKFLAKTIIKKVLPNANLLEAENGEDAVTIFQQFNLDLIFMDIQMPVMGGIEATREIRKVEKENSYTPIVALTARTVKNEEELCLESGMDDYLTKPVVMEDMRLMMVKHLKTD; encoded by the coding sequence ATGTCCCCAGATAATAGCCTAAAAGAGAACTTCTACGATCTTTTGTCACGTGATATTTCTATTCTAGAATGGATTACAAAAGAAACTATATATGGAATTTGGGTTGTAAATCAAGGCTATCCAAGAAATTTTTGGGCTAATGATGCTTTTTTAAAGAATTCTGGATTTACCTCTGTAGCTGCACTTATTACAGATCTTGATTCTTTATTATTTTCATCAGAATTAGAAAAAATACAGAAAATTTTGCAAGATTCTTCAGAAGAGATTTCTGATGTAAAATTGTCTTTTAATTTTCAGAAGGATTATAGAGGTGAGGTAGAGCTTCAGGCCTATGTGCAAAAAGTTGTAGATACTAATGGGGAATGGTTATATATCTTCAAATTTTTAAGAATTGATACCGATGAGAATAATATTGATTTCTTACTGAATACACTAGATAAAGCTAAGAACAAGTTGTCTATTTATCATGAAACCAATAAGATAGCAGAAGTTGGTGGTTGGGAGGTAGATCTCGTTAATAATAAATTGTCTTGGACCAGAGTAACAAAAGCGATACATGAAGTTGATGCAGATTATGAACCAGATATTAGTTCAGGGCTCAATTTTTATAAGCCGGGTAGGAGTAGAGATAAGATCACGAAATTATTTGAAAATGCCATAACCAAAGGAGTCCCTTTTGATACCAAGTTAAAGCTTATTACAGCTAAGAATAGGGAGATATGGGTTAGATCTTTGGGAAAACCTGAATTTAAAAATGGGAAATGTGTGAGGGTCTATGGAGCCTTTCAAAATATTGATAGAGAAAAAAGAATTCAGTTAGAATTTGAAAGAACCAAAGAGCAATATGAAATGATTTTTAATAACTCTGCAATAGGTAATGTATTGGTGCATAGTTCTGGAAAATTGTTAGAGGTAAATCCTGCTACCTTAAAGATTTTTGGTTTTGAGAAAGAAGATATGGAGACAGCAATGTCCTTAACTTTTAAAGATCTTATTCATAAAGATTTTCTGCAAGCTGCTGTCAAACAGCGAAAAATGTTGGTATCTGGAGAAGTAGATAGCTATCAATTAGAATCTAAATTCTACAAAAAGGATGGTTCTCTAATATGGTGTAGAACAAACTCATCTATAATTAGATCTTTAGAAGATGCTGGAGATCTTATTATTACTCAAATAGAAGATATTAACGATACCAAAGAGTTAGAGTTTAAAGCGAGTGAGAACTCAAAAAGATTTAAAGCAGCATTTGAATATTCTCCAAATGGAATGGGAGTGGTAAGTCTGGCTGGTAATTGGCAGATGGTCAACCAAAATCTGGCAAGTATGTTTGGGTTTTCCAAAGAGGAGTTTAAAGAGAAATCTTTTAAAGAGCTTACTCATGAAGATGATTTTAAAAAGGATACAGCATTGCTTGGTTCCCTTTTAAATAGAGAAATTGAAACGTATAGTGTAGAAAAAAGATTTATTCATAAAAGCGGCAGAACCATATTTGGGTTGCTAAATGTTTCCACTATACTTGGGGAGAATGGGCAGCCACTATATTTAATTGGACAAATTAGCGATATTACAAAACGTATCGTTTCTGAAAGGGCATTGCAAAAAAGCTTAAATGAGCTTCAGTGTTTGATGGATGCAACTTCTCAGATAGCCATTATTCAAACAGATCTGAAGGGTAAAGTGGAAAAGTTTAATAAAGGAGCAGAAAACCTTTTAGGTTATAAAGAAGAAGAGATAAAATATACTTTTAACGCCACCGGTTTTCATGATGAAGAGGAAATTGAAAGTAGAGCCCTAACACTTAGCAATAAATATAATAAGAACATTTCAGGATTTGAGATATTCTCTTATCCGGCACAAAGAGGTGAGTACGATGCTCGAGAATGGACCTATATACGTAAAGACGGGAGTAGGTTTACGGTGCAGCTTATAGTGACTTCTATTACCAATCATAGAGGTAAAATAACCGGATTTCTTGGCGTAGCAACAGACATTTCTCAGCTTAAAGAGATGGAGGTCTCTTTAATAAATGCAAAGATCAAGGCAGAAGCAGCCAGTAAATCTAAATCTGAATTTCTGGCGAATATGAGCCATGAAATTAGAACTCCATTAAATGGAATTATAGGGTTTACAGATCTTCTTATGAGAACAGAGCTAGAGAACTCTCAGCAAAAATATATGCATACCGTCTATAATTCTGCAAATTCTTTAATGGACATTATAAACGATGTTTTAGATTTTTCTAAAATTGAAGCAGGTAAATTAGAACTAAGTGTAGAAAGAACAGATCTTATTGAGCTTTGCGATCAAACCGTAGATATTATTAAGCATCAAGCCCACAAAAAAGGATTAGAAGTCTTGATGAATATTTCCCCATCTTTAAGAAGGTATGTTTATGCAGATGCTGTAAGGTTGAGGCAAATTCTTACCAACCTTTTGGGTAATTCAGTTAAGTTCACTCAAAAAGGTGAAATAGAATTAAGCATTTCTTCAGAAACAGTAGAAGGAAGTGAAAATGATAGAATCTTAACTTTTTCAATTAGAGATACAGGAATTGGAATTGCCCCTCAAAATCTAAAAAAGATATTCCATGCTTTTGATCAGGAAGATGCCTCTACAACTAGAAAGTATGGAGGTAGTGGCTTGGGCTTGTCTATTAGTAATAAGCTTTTAAATCTTATGGATAGTAAATTAGAGCTAAGAAGTGTACTCAATGAGGGGAGTGAGTTCTATTTTAAAGTAAGACTTAGCACAGATAAGGAGGTTAATTATATCTCTAGACCTAGCAAAAATGTAAAAAATGTGCTGGTAATAGATGACAATACTAATAACAGAATTATCTTAAAAGATATGTTGGCCGCTAATAATATAGATTCTCAAGAATGTGCCAATGGAGTAGAAGCCTTAAACATACTTAAAAGAGGAGAACAGAATTTTGATCTAGCTATTGTAGATTTTAATATGCCATATATGAATGGTATTAGTGTTATAGATCAAATAAGGAATAATCTCAAATTAACATCTAATGATCTTCCTGTTATTCTTTTACACAGTTCTACAGAAGATGATGAAATTTTAAAAGGTTGTAAGAGATTGGATGTTAGATTTAATATTCCAAAACCTATACAGATACATACCTTGTATAAGATGATAGATGAAATTGAAGAACCGGGAGTAGAGCCACAAGCTGCACCTAGAGATTTACAATTTTCCATGGATAGTTCAAAAGTTTACAATATTCTTATAGTGGAGGACAATCCTGTAAACAAATTTCTTGCGAAGACTATTATTAAAAAAGTTTTACCAAATGCAAATTTGCTGGAGGCAGAAAATGGAGAAGATGCCGTTACCATCTTTCAGCAATTTAATCTGGACCTCATTTTTATGGATATTCAAATGCCGGTTATGGGAGGAATTGAAGCTACAAGAGAAATTAGAAAAGTCGAGAAGGAAAATTCCTACACTCCAATTGTTGCTCTTACTGCTCGAACCGTTAAGAATGAAGAAGAACTTTGTTTGGAATCTGGAATGGACGATTATCTTACAAAGCCAGTGGTAATGGAAGATATGAGACTAATGATGGTTAAACATCTTAAAACAGATTAA
- a CDS encoding LytR/AlgR family response regulator transcription factor — protein sequence MNCVIIDDEELPKKILAKLISQTTALDLIEVFDNPIEGLKFINNDENTIDLIFLDILMPNFSGFDLLRAIRSNAQIILISSAKDYALNAFEYSNITDYLLKPFQKDRFNKAIDKAVLQNNNLNILNSRSTTVGLSESEKEIFINTDKRLIKIKVSEIEYIEASGNFINIKTFNQMHLTYSSLKKIEAKLPASSFIRVHRSFIINYKEIIDIQDNSVLINNKLIPISRRYKTQLIKRINLL from the coding sequence ATGAATTGTGTAATTATTGATGATGAGGAGTTACCCAAAAAGATCTTAGCCAAATTGATTTCTCAAACAACGGCGTTAGATCTTATTGAAGTATTTGATAATCCCATTGAGGGGCTGAAGTTCATCAATAACGACGAGAATACTATAGATCTAATTTTTTTAGATATCCTGATGCCCAATTTCTCAGGATTCGATTTATTACGCGCAATAAGATCTAATGCACAAATAATTCTAATCTCCTCTGCTAAAGATTATGCGCTTAACGCATTTGAATATTCCAATATTACCGATTATTTACTCAAACCTTTTCAGAAAGATCGATTTAATAAAGCGATAGATAAAGCTGTTTTACAAAATAATAATTTGAATATTCTTAATAGTAGATCCACAACGGTGGGGCTATCTGAATCAGAAAAGGAGATCTTCATAAACACAGATAAGCGTCTTATAAAAATTAAGGTTTCAGAGATAGAATATATCGAAGCTAGTGGAAATTTTATAAATATAAAGACCTTTAATCAAATGCATCTTACGTATTCTTCCTTGAAGAAAATAGAAGCCAAATTGCCTGCCTCTTCTTTTATTCGAGTTCATAGGTCTTTTATCATTAATTATAAAGAGATCATAGATATACAGGATAACAGTGTTTTGATAAATAACAAGCTAATTCCTATTAGTAGAAGATATAAGACACAGCTCATTAAAAGGATCAACCTTTTATAA
- a CDS encoding HEAT repeat domain-containing protein yields the protein MDDFFRHITNNGNWILQLNIVFAAFFLSITLGFVFAIIYLRISKIIKNREIGKQKELFSNYIMLYLFDTNIPSVEEVKQFKQQHIQTKLSEKIAVKVLLIFEENFKGETNQKIKELFYLWDLRKIVDKDLNSGKWYKIARAIYVAAELNLNDFSKNIEQYLDAEKDELRQQAILYFIQLSDKSPLLFLSKIKKPLTLWEQIYIEECLKSNYTGEIPDFSTWLNSDLSSVKIFSIKMIGEYNQYENIPNLLPFLESKDLDIKKETIHSLGNLGYPELLIYLKETFQNEVPALKSFILKTVMKIGVIEDVLELESMIPVEDWGTRQTLFKIKKRWNKKEFAFSTV from the coding sequence ATGGATGATTTCTTTAGACATATTACCAATAATGGGAATTGGATCCTGCAATTAAATATAGTTTTTGCAGCTTTTTTCCTGAGTATAACATTGGGCTTTGTCTTCGCTATTATTTATCTGCGTATTTCAAAAATTATTAAGAATAGAGAAATTGGGAAGCAAAAGGAGTTATTTTCCAATTATATTATGCTTTATTTATTTGATACCAATATACCTTCCGTAGAAGAAGTAAAGCAATTTAAGCAGCAACATATACAGACTAAACTTTCTGAAAAGATCGCCGTTAAGGTTTTGCTTATTTTTGAAGAAAATTTTAAGGGTGAAACCAATCAGAAAATAAAAGAATTATTCTACCTGTGGGATCTTCGTAAAATTGTTGATAAAGACCTTAATAGTGGAAAGTGGTATAAGATAGCAAGAGCTATCTATGTAGCTGCAGAGCTTAATCTTAATGATTTTAGTAAGAATATTGAACAATATTTGGATGCTGAAAAAGACGAACTTAGGCAACAAGCAATTCTTTATTTTATCCAACTTTCTGATAAGAGTCCGCTTTTGTTCTTATCAAAAATTAAAAAGCCTTTGACGCTTTGGGAGCAAATTTATATTGAAGAATGTTTGAAAAGTAACTATACAGGAGAGATTCCAGATTTTTCCACATGGTTAAATAGTGATCTGTCGAGTGTAAAGATCTTCTCCATTAAAATGATTGGAGAATATAATCAATATGAGAATATTCCAAACCTGCTACCATTTTTAGAAAGTAAAGATTTAGATATAAAAAAGGAAACTATTCATAGCTTAGGTAATTTAGGCTATCCGGAGTTGCTTATTTATTTAAAAGAAACATTTCAAAATGAAGTGCCAGCCTTAAAAAGTTTTATTCTGAAAACTGTGATGAAAATTGGAGTTATAGAAGATGTTCTGGAGTTGGAATCAATGATTCCGGTGGAAGATTGGGGAACTAGGCAAACCTTATTTAAGATCAAAAAAAGATGGAATAAAAAAGAATTTGCATTTTCCACAGTTTAA
- a CDS encoding response regulator transcription factor — protein MQRILIIEDNPMIVKSLEFKLSKDGYHVVTAIDGREAMNILGEQSFDLVLTDLMLPFVTGNQLIKHIKESSPETSIIVLSTSKQEKTIMEAFNFGVDDFITKPFNPNELTLRVKRSLKKI, from the coding sequence ATGCAACGTATTCTTATCATAGAAGATAATCCAATGATCGTTAAATCTTTAGAGTTTAAACTCAGCAAAGATGGCTATCATGTGGTTACAGCCATAGATGGAAGAGAAGCCATGAATATTTTAGGAGAACAATCTTTTGATCTAGTTTTAACAGATCTTATGCTTCCTTTTGTTACTGGCAACCAGCTTATAAAACACATAAAGGAGAGTTCTCCCGAAACTTCAATTATTGTTCTTTCTACTTCTAAGCAGGAAAAAACTATTATGGAAGCCTTTAACTTTGGAGTAGACGATTTTATTACCAAGCCTTTTAACCCCAATGAGCTAACACTACGTGTAAAAAGATCACTTAAGAAAATTTAA
- a CDS encoding M57 family metalloprotease, with amino-acid sequence MKIKKLPLLLLASGLFFTSCQKDDISDTTLDDSLSATSELTPETIDKIKALHFNPVDATVGKIMLPDGSYEKTYIVEGDIALNSSQLNNMSTAEITNKQYRTNNLVSNNRTIRVIGYTGGSQALTTKQRTALQYAINNYNALNIGLTFTLTFGTNYSPYDIVVYQTNNGQAGGVAGFPSGGNPYKYVQIYSGMESYSVDTNEHVMTHEIGHTLGMRHTDWFSRQSCGQSGESAGADGAVLIPGTPSGYDATSVMLACFSANEDGEFGANDITAFEYLY; translated from the coding sequence ATGAAAATTAAAAAATTACCATTACTATTATTGGCATCTGGATTGTTTTTCACTTCTTGTCAGAAAGATGATATTTCAGATACTACCTTAGATGATTCTTTAAGTGCAACTTCAGAATTAACCCCGGAAACCATTGATAAAATAAAGGCATTACACTTTAATCCTGTAGATGCTACTGTTGGAAAGATCATGCTACCAGACGGTAGTTATGAGAAAACCTATATTGTGGAAGGAGATATTGCTTTAAATTCATCTCAATTAAATAATATGAGTACTGCAGAGATCACTAATAAGCAGTATAGAACCAATAACCTAGTTAGTAATAATAGAACTATAAGAGTAATTGGATATACTGGTGGTTCTCAAGCCTTAACTACTAAGCAGCGCACAGCATTACAATATGCTATTAACAATTACAATGCATTAAACATTGGTCTTACTTTTACCTTAACCTTTGGAACTAACTATTCTCCTTATGATATTGTGGTTTACCAAACAAATAACGGTCAAGCAGGTGGAGTAGCAGGATTCCCTAGTGGAGGAAATCCTTATAAATACGTGCAGATCTATAGTGGTATGGAGAGCTATAGTGTAGATACTAATGAGCATGTGATGACACATGAAATTGGACATACCTTAGGAATGCGTCACACAGATTGGTTTAGCCGCCAGAGTTGTGGGCAATCTGGAGAATCTGCAGGAGCAGATGGAGCTGTATTAATTCCAGGAACACCTAGCGGGTATGATGCTACTTCTGTAATGTTAGCTTGTTTCAGCGCTAATGAAGATGGAGAATTTGGTGCAAATGATATTACTGCCTTTGAATACCTTTACTAA
- a CDS encoding glycosyltransferase family 2 protein codes for MNIHQITEIASWLFLLYGIIICSGYCFAAIFSFLEIRDYKRKNNFQAEFALLQSSSLPTISILAPAYNEEANVVENVRSLLTLNYPSYEIVIINDGSKDETLQRLIDTFKLELEEFLYHPFIPSKEVRGIYKSKNESFKNLTIIDKVNGGKADALNTGINVCDNDIICCIDVDCILESDALLKLVKPFLNNSKKVIASGGIIRVANSCTIEDGRILEVKLPDTFLARAQIIEYFRAFLMGRMAWSRLDGLLLISGAFGMFDKETVIAVGGYNHETVGEDMELLVRMRKKMREDKVQYTVGFVPNPLCWTEVPQNWDVLHRQRNRWTRGTAETLMLHKKMLFNPKYGVLGLLSTPYWFFFEWLAPIIEFLGLVYLILITIFTTPNYWVYLIFFGVVYTFAILFSITALFFEEFSFQQYKRPKYIIKLLGTILLEPLIYHPFVMWASVKGNWDLIHGKKTWGAMARTGLGSKKS; via the coding sequence TTGAACATACATCAAATTACAGAAATTGCAAGCTGGCTATTCTTATTATATGGAATTATAATTTGTTCTGGATATTGTTTTGCAGCTATCTTCTCTTTTTTGGAAATAAGAGATTATAAAAGGAAGAATAATTTTCAGGCAGAATTCGCACTTCTTCAATCTTCTAGTCTTCCTACTATTTCTATTTTAGCTCCTGCATATAATGAAGAAGCGAATGTGGTAGAAAATGTTCGTTCATTACTCACTCTTAACTATCCTTCTTATGAAATTGTTATAATAAATGATGGGAGTAAAGATGAAACGCTACAAAGATTAATAGACACTTTTAAATTAGAACTGGAAGAATTCTTATATCATCCTTTTATACCGTCTAAAGAGGTAAGAGGTATCTATAAATCTAAAAATGAATCTTTCAAAAATCTTACAATTATAGATAAGGTTAATGGTGGAAAGGCAGATGCGCTAAATACGGGTATTAACGTGTGTGACAATGATATAATCTGTTGTATAGATGTAGATTGTATTTTAGAGTCTGATGCATTGCTTAAATTAGTAAAACCATTTCTTAATAATTCTAAGAAAGTTATTGCTTCCGGTGGTATTATTAGAGTTGCAAATTCTTGTACTATTGAAGATGGCAGAATTTTAGAAGTAAAGCTGCCAGATACTTTCTTAGCCAGAGCTCAGATCATAGAATATTTTAGAGCTTTCTTAATGGGAAGAATGGCATGGTCTAGATTAGATGGTTTATTGCTTATTTCCGGAGCGTTTGGGATGTTCGATAAGGAAACGGTTATTGCGGTTGGAGGTTACAACCATGAAACCGTTGGAGAAGATATGGAGTTGCTGGTAAGAATGAGAAAGAAGATGAGAGAGGATAAAGTTCAATACACGGTTGGATTTGTACCGAATCCGCTTTGCTGGACAGAAGTGCCTCAAAATTGGGATGTATTACATAGGCAACGTAACAGGTGGACCCGAGGTACTGCAGAAACATTAATGTTACATAAGAAAATGCTTTTCAATCCTAAATACGGTGTTCTGGGATTACTTAGTACACCTTATTGGTTCTTTTTTGAATGGTTAGCGCCTATAATTGAGTTTTTAGGACTTGTTTATTTAATATTGATCACAATTTTCACAACTCCCAATTACTGGGTCTATTTAATATTTTTTGGAGTAGTATATACCTTTGCAATCTTGTTCTCAATTACTGCACTATTCTTTGAAGAATTTTCTTTTCAGCAATACAAAAGGCCTAAGTACATTATAAAGCTGCTGGGAACAATTTTATTAGAGCCATTAATATATCATCCATTTGTAATGTGGGCTTCTGTAAAAGGTAATTGGGATCTAATTCATGGAAAGAAAACTTGGGGTGCCATGGCAAGAACGGGTCTGGGAAGTAAAAAGTCTTAA